The following nucleotide sequence is from Macadamia integrifolia cultivar HAES 741 unplaced genomic scaffold, SCU_Mint_v3 scaffold2618, whole genome shotgun sequence.
TAAAACTAACAATAATCTCGTATAGGCCTTAAATTCTTAACATATGGGCTTATAGAATCAGCCCATTGCAATAGTACACCAAAATTATCAAGCCCATGGCCCATATAAATGGACACTCGAAATTAAACATATTAGTCCATTCTTGGTCCAGTTTGATGGCCTGGTTTGCTGTTGGCCTTATTGTACTTTTGAACTGCATCAATCTATGGCAGCCTTGTCTATAGAGACACATAATCTTTGCAGCTAACcttatggaaaaagaaaagctCCTTTGCTAGGAGCTACTTTCACCAGCTAGAAGGAAAGAACTGAGGTTCTGATTGCATAGTATTTATGGCGATTTTTTTCCTGATAacaagagaggagccttatttATATGATGGAATATCACACTGCTTCTGGGTGCCCTCTTTCCAGCATCCCAGACAAGGCATAATGCAATTGAACTGGACTATCCATCCAAGTACATTATTCTGGACTTGTTAAGATTTGAACCTTATTCGCCTTGACTGTTAGATTTTAGAACTTTCTTGTTTGCCTTTCATAATTTCCCGTCATCCTTAGTTGCTTCAATGGAAGCTATTTCAACTGTTTCCCTTCTCGATCTATCCATCACTATAGTTGGGTTTCAACTGCTGTTGATGTAGGACCATCAGCATACGGGTTCTGATTACACAAGTCTGTCCGTACAAGGTATCATAGCATCACCAACAATGGAAGGTGTGGAACCTTTTTCACCAAGAAGCGCTTCAAATCTCTTGTCAATGAACTTCATTCTGTTTCTCAATATCATATATGGGTCTCAAGGACCATCCTTCACGCACTTATAGATTGTCCCTTGTGAAATATTACCATTTACAACTCTCGTTTGCCTTCTGTAATTGAAACTTCCACTGAAATAAAGAACTAAAgattataaaattatttaactGGAAACCAAATGCAGTAAACAGAGCCAGCATGGAAAGTAACACTTAGATTCTATGCATCAGGTTTCACCCTTTCTACTACGTGACATTCTTTACTAGCTGAATTTGACATTCTTTATTTAGCTGAATTTGAATAATTGGTATTTCCCAAGTAATCGTGTTTACTCTTGGTACTTCACCGAAGAGGTAATCTTTGCATTTGTCTGGACATACTACATAGCTTCTTTTAGTGTATGTTAAGCATATTTTAGGATTGTATTCTTTGCCAGGAATGACGCACATGCTTGGCCTTCAAGGGTGAAAGAAGCCATGTCtttggaattttttaaaggTGTTGTATGCATTTCCATGCTGCTTAACTGTTCAAGTTTTGGAAAAGTGTGCCATTTTTCATAAATGGATCATTTCTTCTTCAAAATCACCAGCAGAAATGGTGTGCTGTtttcatcattattattattcttttgcaCAGTCGGTCTCTAATCTCCTATTCCTTCTTAGTTCTCTTCTTGAAGCATTTGTTTTGGCCATTACATTATGTTTTTTCAGAGTATCGCTTGTgtagttttttcttttgatcACATCACTGATCATTTCTAATATGCATTAGTTTTTAGGTTTGTCCCAAGGAAAAACGCAGATGTAATTCTGCCAGTCCACTGTGACATAAAGGGGGAAGAATTATGAGACAATGTGAATCATTCATGAAATAAATTAAAcaactaatttatttattagttaTAGAGAAGCATATATGTTTCATTTTTCATAGCTACTGAGTGAttctgtcttttcttttttctctttgaaaCTGTAAGTGAAGGGAGAGGCCAGCATGCATATGGCCTACCATTTTGTTAAAGTAGGGACCCTGTTTGTCTTTATATGAATAGTGTAGATGTATCTTCTTAATTTAAACTTGCTCTGTGATTGTTTATGGCAGGTTCCATGTCGATAAAATGTCTTCGGCCCATGTTTATGTGAGACTGAACAAGGGTCAGACAGTTGAAGATATAAGTGAGGGTTTATTGGAAGATTGTGCTCAGCTTGTCAAAGCAAATTCTATCCAAGGTAAATCTTATGTGTTTCTGATATTGGCTTATGTTATATTTAGATATTTCCTAAGTTCATGATAATTCTGCATATAAATTTGGGTGAAATTATGCATGTAACACGACCAACTGTTTCATTTGACATTTTTGGCTACTTGGCAGGCAACAAGGTGAATAATGTTGATGTTGTTTACACTCCTTGGTATAATTTGAAGAAGACGGCTTCAATGGATGTTGGGCAAGTTGGTTTTCACAACCCTAAGATGGTGAGTAGAGGCTTGTATTTTCTGGATTTATGAGATGCTCTatggattttctttcattttttggaCTAGAATGTGTTAGGAAACTAGATGTTTGTTGATTCTGACTTTTGCTCTTTGGTGTAGGTCCGAACCGTGAGAGTTGAAAAACGAATAAATGAGATAGTTAATAGACTGAACAAGACAAAAGTTGAAAGGAAGCCAGACTTAAAAGGTAAAATCGGCTTAGGTGAAAAagagtt
It contains:
- the LOC122066856 gene encoding coiled-coil domain-containing protein 25-like isoform X1 yields the protein MFTILSRFHVDKMSSAHVYVRLNKGQTVEDISEGLLEDCAQLVKANSIQGNKVNNVDVVYTPWYNLKKTASMDVGQVGFHNPKMVRTVRVEKRINEIVNRLNKTKVERKPDLKVYAAEREAVNAAERAERKVHLRDKKRREEMERLEKEKQAEMRSYKGLMVQEKMTSNKQIASTTKSLQELEDDFM
- the LOC122066856 gene encoding coiled-coil domain-containing protein 25-like isoform X3 — translated: MSSAHVYVRLNKGQTVEDISEGLLEDCAQLVKANSIQGNKVNNVDVVYTPWYNLKKTASMDVGQVGFHNPKMVRTVRVEKRINEIVNRLNKTKVERKPDLKVYAAEREAVNAAERAERKVHLRDKKRREEMERLEKEKQAEMRSYKGLMVQEKMTSNKQIASTTKSLQELEDDFM
- the LOC122066856 gene encoding coiled-coil domain-containing protein 25-like isoform X2 is translated as MFTILSRFHVDKMSSAHVYVRLNKGQTVEDISEGLLEDCAQLVKANSIQGNKVNNVDVVYTPWYNLKKTASMDVGQVGFHNPKMVRTVRVEKRINEIVNRLNKTKVERKPDLKAEREAVNAAERAERKVHLRDKKRREEMERLEKEKQAEMRSYKGLMVQEKMTSNKQIASTTKSLQELEDDFM